One Pyxicephalus adspersus chromosome 3, UCB_Pads_2.0, whole genome shotgun sequence genomic window carries:
- the LOC140326866 gene encoding microsomal glutathione S-transferase 2-like, producing MGDNLLLVAVISLISACQQGYYAKLVGSSRSKHKVMPPAVTGPPEFERTFRAQQNCVEFYPIFLVLLWTAGTFFYQEVAAAFGLLYIFARHMYFKGYVASSKGRIPGFYLSLISLFLLLFVALLGITNGLLKNYLDINILKTVKHIV from the exons ATGGGTGACAATTTATTACTTGTTGCTGTTATTTCCCTGATTTCTGCATGTCAGCAAG GATATTATGCCAAGCTCGTAGGGAGTTCCAGATCAAAACACAAGGTCATGCCTCCAGCAGTCACAGGGCCTCCAGAGTTTGAGAGAACCTTCCGCGCACA gcaaaactGTGTAGAATTCTACCCAATATTTCTGGTTCTACTTTGGACAGCTGGCACTTTCTTTTACCAAG AGGTGGCTGCAGCATTTGGATTGCTGTACATATTTGCACGTCACATGTACTTTAAAGGCTATGTTGCTTCTTCTAAGGGCAG gatCCCAGGATTTTATCTCAGTCTGATCTCGTTATTCCTGTTACTTTTTGTCGCCTTGCTTGGAATTACAAATGGCCTCCTTAAAAATTACTTGGATATAAATATCCTAAAAACGGTGAAGCATATTGTATAA